The sequence below is a genomic window from Streptococcus pantholopis.
AATGTCATTTCGTGTCTGATTGAGAGCATGGTGAACGGCAGACTGAGAGCGCCTGAGTTTAGAAAGCTGCTTGTTTCTTTCCTGTTTTTCTTTTTTGGCCAGCGCGTTTTCTTTAGCAAATTGCCTTTGTCTATCAGTCACATAATCCAGATAGCGGCTTTTTTTCGTATGTACTAGAGCTTGTTTTTTCTTTTTATGGTGTTCTAAATGAATAATTTTATTAGCAGTTTTTGCCAGTAAATGCTCATCATGAGAAATAAAAATAATGGTTTGCTGGCTTTGTTGGATGGTATTTTGCAGCCATTCTAAACTGTCCAAGTCCAGATCATTAGCCGGTTCATCAAGAAGAATCAAATCTGAGGGTGTCGAAAAGAGCTTTATAAGCTGCAGCTTCAGCCTCTCCCCTCCTGAAAGACTGCCGATAGTTTGGGAAGAATCAAAATGTGTACTGTCAAAACCCAGCTCGTTAGCAAGTTGGAAGCAGCGGTTAAAATCAAAAAAACTGTCAGTCTTAGAATTGTAAAGATAGGAAAAGCAATCTTTGTTCTGTTCTGCTGCCGGCATCTGCTGGGGCAAATAGCTAATATTCTGAAATGAATGACTGATTTGGCCATGGACGTCTGCATACTCTTTGATACTTTCAGGATCAAAGAGGTAAGAGAGCAAAGTGGATTTTCCTACCCCTTCCTGACCAATCAGAGCGACCTTATCTCCTTTTTGAATGCTGACAGTCAGATCAGGGACTAGTACAGCGGCTGTACGGCGGTGCTTTATTGTTAAATGGTTAAGTTGCAGCATAGCTATTCTCACTTTCTTTCAAACACTGTCTAGCCTGATGAGCAGCAGCTAATTTTGGCCGTGACAGGTTTTTGCGATAGAAAAACTCTCCTACCTGACAAGTAGAAGAGTAAAGTGAGGCTATAAAAACAAGCCTTTACTATCTAAGTAAAGCTGACTAAAAAAATTAAAGCGCACACTAAAAAACTAAACTTGTTCAGGTAAGCCTAACAAAAGATTAGCTTTTTGCTGTCCATGGCGCTTTATTTCCTCCTTAAGATTCACTACTTTAAGTATAGCAGATGATGAAAGCGGTGTCAATATTTTGCTGCAGGAAAGCAAAAAATCTTTTTCGTCTGGGATAAGGAGCACAGCAGGGCTGAAATATAACTTGCAGCAGTTGTGAAAATTATGCAGCCGTTGGTTTTACAAAAGCTTTCAGCCTGATAGAAAAAGAGATATCAAAATATTATATTAAGCAAAGTCCTATAAGTACAAATAAAAGGCCCCGTCCTTAAAAGTGACGAAGTCCTTTGCATCAATTTTTATTATCAGACATTTAAAACTTTGTTTAGAAAATCTTGCAGGCGAGGGTGTTTAGGCTGGTCAAAGATTTCCTCAGGGCTGCCGTCTTCTAAGAATTCACCGCCGTCGGTAAAAATCACACGGTTAGCCACTTGACGGGCAAAACCCATTTCGTGTGTGACAATCAGCATTGTCATGCCTTGATGGGCTAAATCCTTCATAACATTGAGAACATCACCGACCATTTCGGGGTCTAGAGCAGATGTCGGTTCATCAAAAAGCATGATAGCAGGGTTCATGGCTAAACTGCGGGCAATAGCCACCCGCTGTTTCTGACCTCCTGATAAGCTGTCCGGCTTCGCATCCGCCTTTTCAACTAAGCCGACTTTTTCCAGCAGCTCCATGCCGACCTTTTCCGCCTCTTCCTGAGAGTACTTTCCCAGCTCTACAGGGGCAAAACAAATATTTTCAAGGACGGTCATATGAGGGAAAAGGTTAAAATGCTGGAATACCATCCCAATATTTTCACGTGCTTTGTCAACATCAGTGTTTTTATCCGACAGCTCATAGCCGTCTACAATAACTTTCCCGCTGGTAATACTTTCAAGGAGGTTAAGGGTCCGCAGAAAAGTAGATTTCCCCGAACCAGAGGGACCGATAATGCAGACAACATCACCTTCATAGAACTGCGTTGTAATGCCTTTTAAAACTTCATTATCTCCAAAAGATTTATGGAGGTCCTGAACATCAATTTTTAATTCTGCCATTATTTTAACCTCTTTTCTAAACGTCTGGCTAAGCGTGTTAACAGCGTAATCATTACAAGGTAGATAATTGCCAGGATCGCATACATACGGAAGGATTGATAGTTGCGGGCAATGATGATTTTACCGGTTTGAAAGAGCTCAATCAGGCCAATAGCCGAGACAATCGTCGTATCTTTCAGTGAGATAACAAACTGATTAATGAAGTTGGGCAGCATCAGTTTAACAGCCTGCGGCAGAATAACTTTTCGCATTGTTGTTCCGTAGGAAATCCCCAAACTGCGACTGGCTTCCATCTGTCCTATAGGAACGGCCTCAATACCGCCGCGGACAATTTCTGCAATGTAGGCTCCGCCGTTGAGCGACAGCGCAATAGTTGCTGCCAAAAAGTCATTGATCGGGCTTTGATTGCCTGTAATCGATTCAATTAAATTGGGAATTCCCCAGAAAATAAAGGCTGCTACAATCATCAGAGGGATACCGCGGATAACATCAACAAAAACAGACGCGATGGTTCGCAGAGTTTGGCTAGGCGTAACAGCCATCATCCCAACAATAATGCCGATAATCATTGCACAGGCAAAAGATACTAGAGTTAGCATCAGCGTTGTTCCCAAACCGGATAGGAGCTGGCCGTAGTTATTGGCGATTAAACCAAAAATAGTTGATTCATCTACCGTACTGTCCTCTGCCTTATCATTATTAGTTTCTGATCCCAGATACTTATCAATAATTTCATCATACTGTCCGGACTCTTTAAGAGCTGCTAAACCGTTATTAAACATTTCTATCAGCTCTGGATTGCTGCCTTTTTTTACAGCAAAACCATACTCTCCAGATTTTTCCCCTTTGATTGGAGTATCAAAGTTCCGCCCCTGAGAGATAGCATATTTCAGCACTGCCTCATCATCCATTAAGGCATCGATGGATCCTGAATTTAAACTGTCATACATGGTCGAAGCTTCATCGAAGGCTTTTAAACTGTACCCATATTCTGCCGCATGTTCTTCGAGCCAGCTATAGGAAGCTGTCCCGTTTTTAGCACCGACTGTTAAGCCGGCCAGCTCTTCGTAACTGCTGATGTCACTGCCGGATTTAACAGCTAAAATGATATTTGATGTGTAATATGAATCCGAGAAATCAAAGATTTTCTTGCGGGCATCAGTAATTGACATACCGGCAATAACAGCGTCGGCCTGACTGGACTGAACAGCGTTGAGTGCGGCGTCAAATCCCGGATTGCTGATTTCAATTGTAAAGCCTTGCTGATCAGCGATTGCCTGAATTAGCTCCATGTCGATACCGACATATTGACCGCTGTCGTTCTGAAATTCAAAGGGAGCAAATGAAGAGTCGGCAACAATTTTGTAGCTGCTTTTGACTGGAGTTGCTTTGCTGGACGCATCGCCGGTCGAAGCCAAATTGCTGTTTTCTGT
It includes:
- a CDS encoding ATP-binding cassette domain-containing protein — protein: MLQLNHLTIKHRRTAAVLVPDLTVSIQKGDKVALIGQEGVGKSTLLSYLFDPESIKEYADVHGQISHSFQNISYLPQQMPAAEQNKDCFSYLYNSKTDSFFDFNRCFQLANELGFDSTHFDSSQTIGSLSGGERLKLQLIKLFSTPSDLILLDEPANDLDLDSLEWLQNTIQQSQQTIIFISHDEHLLAKTANKIIHLEHHKKKKQALVHTKKSRYLDYVTDRQRQFAKENALAKKEKQERNKQLSKLRRSQSAVHHALNQTRNDIEGRLLAKKMKALKAQQKRFERENRQKGPAPYQTDTIHIDFQKLQPLPAGKKILCYEHELLSLPQTGKTIPINLTVYGQDKIVITGRNGIGKTCLLKHIYQELKEQKGTLSIGYMPQNYDEIWDGQETALEFCGRRHQKEQVLTYLSSLQFNYEDIYQPVNKLSGGQKAKLLLAQMLLNRYKILLLDEPTRSFSPTSQKSIRQVLKTYPGCIISVSHDRSYISHVPQISYQLTEKGLIKK
- a CDS encoding ABC transporter substrate-binding protein/permease, giving the protein MKNYFKALFLALLSLFFISGAMPVKAETISIVSDTAYAPFEFKDSDQTYKGIDVDIINEVAKRQNWDINMTFPGFDAAVNAVQAGQADALMAGTTVTKEREKVFTFSDTYYDTAVVLYTRDDSNISNYSQLKGKTVGVKNGTAAQTFLEKNKDKYGFTLKTFDTSDLMNNSLDSGSIDAAMDDEPVVQYAISQGKKYAINIDGEEVGSFAFAVKKGSKYEYLIDEFNQAFASMKEDGTYDEIMAKWLGTENSNLASTGDASSKATPVKSSYKIVADSSFAPFEFQNDSGQYVGIDMELIQAIADQQGFTIEISNPGFDAALNAVQSSQADAVIAGMSITDARKKIFDFSDSYYTSNIILAVKSGSDISSYEELAGLTVGAKNGTASYSWLEEHAAEYGYSLKAFDEASTMYDSLNSGSIDALMDDEAVLKYAISQGRNFDTPIKGEKSGEYGFAVKKGSNPELIEMFNNGLAALKESGQYDEIIDKYLGSETNNDKAEDSTVDESTIFGLIANNYGQLLSGLGTTLMLTLVSFACAMIIGIIVGMMAVTPSQTLRTIASVFVDVIRGIPLMIVAAFIFWGIPNLIESITGNQSPINDFLAATIALSLNGGAYIAEIVRGGIEAVPIGQMEASRSLGISYGTTMRKVILPQAVKLMLPNFINQFVISLKDTTIVSAIGLIELFQTGKIIIARNYQSFRMYAILAIIYLVMITLLTRLARRLEKRLK
- a CDS encoding amino acid ABC transporter ATP-binding protein; this translates as MAELKIDVQDLHKSFGDNEVLKGITTQFYEGDVVCIIGPSGSGKSTFLRTLNLLESITSGKVIVDGYELSDKNTDVDKARENIGMVFQHFNLFPHMTVLENICFAPVELGKYSQEEAEKVGMELLEKVGLVEKADAKPDSLSGGQKQRVAIARSLAMNPAIMLFDEPTSALDPEMVGDVLNVMKDLAHQGMTMLIVTHEMGFARQVANRVIFTDGGEFLEDGSPEEIFDQPKHPRLQDFLNKVLNV